The following proteins come from a genomic window of Anabas testudineus chromosome 3, fAnaTes1.2, whole genome shotgun sequence:
- the LOC113174452 gene encoding trace amine-associated receptor 13c-like — protein sequence MTALLPNVSVPGCTSVLLATTDGPFNLTAAQAGVGPGQSLAPLCTVCCCGFLNRTFAVVFMVSLAFAIVVGNVVTLTVFVQTRQSRTPQGYLKVSLAIADMMVGVLVVPFSVYTEISLMVTSAPPNWFQGSSVSPASSNSLGEIVRPWQPCMLIGPVFAGCTFVSISTIFLMTLERSVAILRPLHKDALVTRRRTLFLILLSWTASFLLALAPLIFSSNFTLEYNQCSRMCNYAPLLFRGQLPSDANILLLFPAFDFTLLGATLAVNIVSFTSIRRYSQKRKLLSEGSLHDGGGGGGGCPHRPSFSDIKAAKTIGILTFAFTASFSPIAVFVLGNVVGYTWCNFSFFAFWILTGNSCCNVIIYSVRDHRFRKGVNLLFQRDQSPPHSEKT from the exons ATGACTGCTCTGCTTCCCAACGTCAGTGTTCCAGGGTGTACATCAGTTCTGCTGGCAACCACAGACGGCCCTTTTAATTTGACTGCTGCTCAGGCAGGAGTTGGGCCTGGCCAATCACTGGCCCCTCTCTGTACCGTCTGTTGCTGTGGGTTTCTCAATCGCACCTTCGCAGTGGTGTTCATGGTGAGCCTGGCATTTGCCATCGTGGTTGGAAATGTGGTTACACTTACGGTCTTTGTGCAAACAAGGCAGTCGAGAACCCCACAGGGATACTTGAAAG TGTCTCTAGCCATAGCAGACATGATGGTCGGTGTCCTCGTGGTCCCTTTCTCTGTCTACACTGAAATCTCTCTAATGGTGACCAGCGCTCCTCCTAACTGGTTCCAGGGTAGTTCTGTCTCCCCGGCCTCCTCTAACTCCCTCGGTGAAATAGTGAGGCCTTGGCAGCCCTGCATGCTGATTGGTCCTGTTTTTGCTGGATGCACTTTTGTCTCCATCAGCACCATCTTCCTTATGACTTTGGAGCGAAGTGTTGCCATCCTACGGCCACTCCACAAGGATGCCCTGGTCACCCGGCGACGAACTCTGTTCCTCATCCTTCTCTCCTGGACTGCCAGCTTTCTGTTGGCTCTTGCGCCGCTCATATTCAGTAGTAACTTCACTCTGGAGTATAATCAGTGCAGTCGTATGTGTAACTACGCCCCATTACTGTTTCGGGGCCAGCTACCATCAGATGCCAACATTTTGCTGCTGTTCCCAGCATTTGACTTCACACTGCTTGGGGCCACGTTAGCAGTTAACATTGTGTCTTTTACCAGTATTCGACGGTACTCCCAAAAACGCAAATTGCTCTCAGAGGGGAGTCTCCATGATggggggggaggtggaggaggttgCCCTCACAGACCTTCTTTTTCAGACATTAAGGCTGCCAAAACAATCGGCATCCTAACTTTCGCTTTCACAGCATCCTTCTCTCCCATCGCAGTGTTCGTGCTGGGGAACGTGGTGGGGTACACCTGGTGTAACTTCTCTTTTTTTGCCTTCTGGATTCTGACTGGAAACAGTTGCTGTAATGTCATTATATACAGTGTCAGGGACCACCGTTTCAGGAAGGGAGTGAACCTGCTCTTTCAGCGAGACCAGTCTCCCCCCCATAGTGAGAAGACATGA
- the hp gene encoding haptoglobin, which translates to MWYHQTVLLLVAWACLADVSHTEDLMKPFVSVSKSASLRSRRMVGGTLAPHVPWQVMVYIADSILDGGYAGGALISDRWILTAGRNLFVNKSRQHIQGKNPIVPKVYLGISQRAEADEVAVEKVVLHPGFQNQSDWDNDLALIKLKKPVVMSDKVTPIPLPERGQDLPNTVGGLGVIAGWGWGILLTPAKSLKYLKLSLANHSHCKAEYEHISFTPAVDDNMFCTENTAYEENVCFGDAGGALAVTDADTGDIYAAGILSYDKACNRYKHAVYMKISSYLPWIHSVIRGDTEKSAALRSKAMSKMYSWQPSKAPGSGL; encoded by the exons ATGTG GTATCATCAGACTGTGCTCCTCCTGGTTGCCTGGGCCTGCCTGGCAGATGTGTCTCACACTGAAGACTTAATGAAGCCTTTTGTGTCAG TTTCCAAGTCAGCATCCCTCCGTTCCAGGCGAATGGTTGGAGGCACTCTGGCCCCTCATGTCCCCTGGCAGGTCATGGTCTACATTGCTGACAGCATACTGGATGGAGGCTATGCAGGTGGTGCTCTCATCTCTGACCGCTGGATTTTGACAGCTGGCAGAAACCTATTTGTCAATAAAAGTCGACAGCACATTCAGGGAAAAAATCCTATCGTCCCTAAAGTGTATCTTGGAATTTCACAACGGGCAGAAGCTGATGAGGTTGCAGTAGAAAAG GTTGTTCTCCATCCAGGCTTTCAGAACCAGTCGGACTGGGACAATGATCTGGCTCTGATTAAGCTGAAGAAGCCTGTGGTTATGAGTGATAAAGTGACCCCCATCCCTCTGCCTGAGAGAGGCCAGGACCTGCCCAACACTGTGGGCGGATTGGGGGTCATTGCCGGCTGGGGCTGGGGGATCCTCCTCACTCCTGCTAAGTCCCTTAAATACCTCAAGCTCTCCCTGGCAAACCACTCTCACTGTAAAGCAGAATATGAACACATCTCATTCACACCAGCCGTAGACGACAACATGTTCTGTACTGAAAACACAGCGTATGAGGAAAACGTTTGTTTCGGTGATGCAGGAGGTGCTCTGGCTGTGACGGATGCTGACACTGGGGATATTTATGCTGCTGGGATCCTTTCCTATGACAAGGCCTGTAACAGGTATAAGCATGCTGTCTATATGAAGATTTCCTCATATTTACCCTGGATCCACTCTGTCATCAGAGGAGATACAGAGAAATCAGCTGCTCTGCGCTCCAAAGCAATGTCTAAGATGTATTCATGGCAGCCGTCTAAAGCTCCAGGCTCTGGCCTTTGA
- the sult5a1 gene encoding sulfotransferase family 5A, member 1, whose product MARLDVTEVFHGISFPGHLHTQESLQQAVEFQFKDTDILIVSYPKSGTTWMQEIVTLVSSRGDPHLSKSVPNWVRAPWLEQYYFAEVLKASSITPRVITTHLPHHLLGRSLHGSKVKVIYVSRNPKDVVVSFYHFHKIANFLPEAGSFAEFLNRFLEGTLHFGSWFDHVKGWASQTATLNNLLHVTYEEMSVDLHGAIKRVSSFLQCPLVEEELSSCVKHCNFSNMKDNKMVNYSLIAEEILDHSKGSFMRKGKIGDWKNTFTEEQSRYLESVLRSEMQDCNLEFVWEERDKEETHGTEEIPQENTELLN is encoded by the exons ATGGCCAGGTTGGATGTCACAGAGGTGTTTCATGGTATTTCATTTCCTGGACACCTGCACACCCAGGAATCCTTGCAACAAGCTGTTGAATTTCAGTTTAAGGACACAGATATCCTCATTGTGTCCTATCCAAAGTCGG GCACCACATGGATGCAGGAAATTGTGACTCTTGTATCCAGCAGAGGGGACCCACACTTGTCCAAGTCTGTCCCAAACTGGGTCCGGGCTCCTTGGCTGGAGCAATACTATTTTGCTGAGGTACTCAAGGCTTCGTCCATCACACCTCGAGTCATCACCACACACCTGCCTCATCACCTACTGGGTCGTTCTCTCCACGGCTCCAAAGTCAAG GTCATATATGTGAGCAGAAACCCTAAAGATGTGGTGGTGTCCTTTTACCACTTCCACAAAATCGCCAACTTTCTCCCTGAGGCTGGCTCATTTGCAGAGTTTTTAAATCGATTCCTGGAGGGCACAC TGCACTTTGGCTCCTGGTTTGATCATGTAAAAGGATGGGCCAGTCAGACGGCAACTTTGAACAATCTCCTCCACGTCACCTATGAAGAGATGTCAGTG GACCTACATGGAGCCATAAAGAGGGTCAGCTCTTTCCTACAGTGCCCcctggtggaggaggagctcagcagctgtgtgaaaCACTGCAACTTCAGCAACATGAAAGACAACAAGATGGTGAACTACTCCCTCATTGCTGAGGAGATACTGGACCATAGCAAAGGCTCCTTCATGAGAAAAG GTAAGATTGGAGACTGGAAGAACACATTCACAGAGGAGCAGAGTCGATATTTAGAAAGTGTCTTGAGGTCCGAGATGCAGGACTGCAATTTAGAGTTTGTTtgggaggagagagataaagaggagACGCACGGAACAGAAGAAATCCCACAGGAGAACACGGagctgttaaattaa
- the dpep1 gene encoding dipeptidase 1: MLFRVISTVHLVLWVISCVSTLDEEPFLTKAKELMSKTPLIDGHNDLPWQLRKQFNNELNEVDLHKLNTTHTNIDKIKRGLLGAQFWAAFVHCDTQYKDAVRQTLEQIDVIHRMCQKYPDTFMFATSSQDITEAFRMKKTASLIGVEGGHSIDSSLGTLRTMYHLGVRYLTLTHSCNTPWVDNWLVDTGSEPPQHNGLSSFGKQVILEMNRLGMMIDLAHVSVAVMNQVLDLSKAPVIFSHSSAYSICPSKRNVPDDVLLRVNKTGGIVMVNFYNDYVTCSKTAKLSDVADHFDYIKKVAGAGSVGFGGDYDGVTRVPEGLEDVSKVPSLVAELLRRGWTEEEVNAALGNNLLRVMREVEKVRDSLNGTNPDDLPIPYDEVKSSCRTSYGYTSAGVLPSLSTLALLLTLVLQACITLSVL; encoded by the exons ATGTTGTTTAGGGTTATATCAACCGTACATTTGGTGCTGTGGGTCATTTCTTGTGTCTCAACCCTGGACGAGGAACCTTTCTTGACCAAAGCTAAGGAGCTGATGTCTAAGACGCCGCTCATCGATGG CCATAACGACCTGCCTTGGCAACTTCGAAAGCAATTCAACAATGAGCTCAACGAGGTTGATCTTCACAAACTGAACACGACACACACCAACATCGATAAGATCAAGAGAGGACTGCTGGGAGCGCAG TTCTGGGCAGCCTTTGTTCACTGTGACACTCAGTACAAGGACGCTGTAAGACAAACACTGGAACAGATAGATGTGATTCACAGGATGTGTCAAAAATACCCAGACACATTCATGTTTGCCACCAGTAGCCAAG ACATCACGGAGGCCTTCCGAATGAAAAAGACAGCCAGTCTGATCGGGGTGGAGGGGGGTCACTCCATCGACAGCAGCCTGGGCACTCTGCGCACCATGTACCACCTGGGGGTCCGCtacctcacactcacacactcctGCAACACACCCTG GGTAGATAACTGGCTTGTTGACACTGGATCAGAGCCACCTCAACACAATGGCCTGTCTTCATTTGGCAAG CAAGTAATTCTGGAGATGAACCGTTTGGGGATGATGATCGACCTGGCTCATGTATCTGTAGCAGTGATGAACCAGGTGCTGGACCTGTCCAAAGCTCCCGTCATCTTCAGCCACTCCTCCGCCTACAGCATCTGTCCAAGCAAGAGGAACGTCCCAGACGATGTCCTGCTGAGAGTT AACAAAACTGGAGGAATCGTCATGGTGAACTTCTACAATGACTATGTGACCTGCAGTAAGACCGCCAAGCTCTCAGATGTAGCTG ATCACTTTGATTATATAAAGAAAGTGGCCGGGGCGGGTAGCGTCGGTTTTGGTGGAGATTATGATGGAGTAACCAG AGTACCAGAGGGTTTGGAGGATGTGTCCAAGGTGCCCAGCCTTGTGGCTGAACTGTTGAGGAGAGGATGGACTGAAGAGGAAGTCAACGCTGCTCTTGGAAATAACCTGCTCCGGGTCATGAGGGAGGTTGAGAAG GTTCGAGACAGTCTGAATGGCACAAATCCCGATGATCTTCCTATTCCATATGACGAGGTGAAGAGCTCATGTAGGACGAGTTACGGTTACACCAGTGCTGGAGTCCTTCCTTCACTTAGCACACTGGCCCTTTTGCTCACGTTGGTTTTACAGGCTTGTATCACATTATCAGTTTTATAG
- the slc22a31 gene encoding putative solute carrier family 22 member 31, which produces MDYETKIFPHTGGYGHYNRVVVVFSWFPNFAVMLNLLSDVFYTLIPDSYHCKPDPQLLPSAFLLSNLSKQDYLSLVIPWVNGTGLSHCELFKYPPNSSDFTEHVPREKVACTQGWEYSHVAGLHSNFVTEWNLVCSDYWKIPLQHICFMMGWILGYIFLGTLCDWLGRRRGFLLSISLSSVLGVAVCLSNSAVVFLLLRLSQGAMLAGVFMSSYIARLELCDPPHRLMAAMVSGFFGLFAELLLPGFAALCRYWPILQAVTTLPLLLLLSYWCCASVFPESPRWLLATDQIPQVKRSLQEFSIRNGVCLQDEMYPGETLLSEIDSTYGDDCQPRYYTFLELRRTRVIWKNCLILSFTLFIGTGIQYCFTRNLHSFSTNLYFSYFVRVITGALGCIFICLSVNHFGRRGMLLLSAIITGLSSLLLLALTQYLQGGLVLVLSVVGLLFSQALAMLSVFFASEVMPTVVRGGCLGLVLAAGCIGMAASSLMELQNNGGYFLHHVVFASFAVLSILCIMLLPESKRKQLPDSLKDGESQRRPPLFLSRPARDNLPLLCTRPPSSEYNPDNYSRLVSATRKMLTKDNLPYKISEPADSPLLSDSEAQGQESETQRATVSQVS; this is translated from the exons ATGGATTATGAGACCAAGATTTTCCCTCACACCGGCGGCTATGGACACTATAACCGAGTCGTGGTCGTGTTCAGCTGGTTCCCCAACTTTGCGGTCATGCTGAATCTACTGAGCGACGTTTTTTATACTCTGATCCCGGACTCGTATCACTGCAAACCCGATCCACAGCTCCTGCCCTCCGCTTTCCTCCTCAGCAACTTGTCCAAACAGGACTACCTCAGCCTAGTCATCCCCTGGGTGAACGGCACCGGTCTGAGCCACTGTGAACTCTTCAAGTACCCACCGAACAGCTCGGACTTCACCGAACATGTGCCCAGGGAGAAGGTGGCGTGCACCCAGGGGTGGGAGTACTCCCATGTTGCGGGGCTCCACAGCAACTTTGTCACTGAG TGGAACCTGGTTTGCAGTGATTACTGGAAAATCCCTTTGCAACACATCTGCTTCATGATGGGATGGATTCTGGGATACATCTTCCTTGGTACATTGTGCGACTG gTTGGGTCGGCGGCGaggtttcctcctctccatcagCCTGTCCAGTGTGCTGGGGGTGGCGGTGTGTTTGTCCAACAGTGCTgtggtgtttctgctgctgcgtCTCTCTCAGGGCGCCATGCTCGCTGGAGTGTTCATGTCTTCGTACATTGCCA GGTTGGAGTTGTGTGACCCTCCCCATCGTCTCATGGCCGCCATGGTCAGCGGCTTCTTCGGCTTGTTCGCAGAGCTGCTGTTGCCGGGCTTTGCTGCTCTGTGCCGCTATTGGCCCATTCTCCAGGCCGTGACCACTTTgcctctgctcctgctgctttcCTACTGGTG CTGCGCCTCAGTGTTTCCTGAGTCCCCTCGCTGGCTGCTCGCCACAGATCAGATTCCTCAGGTGAAGAGGAGCCTCCAGGAATTCTCCATTAGGAACGGTGTTTGTCTGCAAGATGAAATGTATCCTGGGGAAACCCTGCTGTCAg AGATAGATTCAACATATGGTGATGACTGTCAGCCGAGGTACTATACATTCCTGGAGCTGCGTCGGACCCGTGTTATCTGGAAGAACTGCCTCATACTGAGCTTCACCCT GTTCATTGGAACAGGCATCCAGTACTGTTTCACCAGAAACCTGCACAGTTTTTCCACCAACCTCTACTTCAGCTACTTTGTCCGGGTGATAACTGGGGCGCTGGGCTGcattttcatctgtttgtctgtcaacCACTTTGGTCGCCGTGGGATGCTTCTGCTCTCAGCAATCATCACGGGACTGTcgtcgctgctgctgctggcccTCACTCAGT acctGCAGGGAGGCCTGGTGTTGGTGCTCTCTGTCGTGGGTCTGCTCTTCTCTCAAGCTCTCGCCATGCTCAGTGTGTTCTTCGCTTCTGAAGTGATGCCAACTGTAGTTCG aGGTGGTTGCCTTGGCCTGGTGCTGGCAGCAGGTTGCATCGGCATGGCTGCTTCCTCCCTGATGGAGCTCCAGAATAACGGTGGCTACTTCCTCCACCATGTCGTCTTTGCCTCTTTTGCCGTCCTCTCCATTCTCTGCATAATGCTGCTACCTGAAAGCAAACGCAAACAACTTCCAGACTCCCTGAAGGACGGGGAGAGCCAGCGACGACCACCTCTCTTCTTGTCCCGGCCTGCCAGGGACAACCTTCCTTTGTTGTGCACCCGGCCCCCGTCGTCGGAGTACAACCCCGACAACTATTCCCGCTTGGTCTCTGCCACACGGAAGATGTTGACTAAAGATAATTTGCCTTATAAGATCAGTGAGCCAGCAGATTCCCCTCTGCTGTCAGACAGCGAAGCACAGGGACaagagagtgagacacagagagcgaCTGTATCTCAAGTTAGTTAA